One genomic region from Planktothrix tepida PCC 9214 encodes:
- a CDS encoding tetratricopeptide repeat protein produces the protein MLRKVNFQNLCCNWVLGKRVSFCTIATKTPLRQGQPEKAIACYQQVLQKSPELWEVHHKLGDVLWQQGEVEAAVEAYQQATGLLFYSLSIDYYI, from the coding sequence TTGTTAAGAAAAGTTAACTTCCAAAACCTATGCTGTAATTGGGTTTTAGGCAAGCGCGTAAGTTTCTGTACGATTGCTACCAAAACCCCGTTACGTCAAGGACAGCCCGAAAAGGCGATCGCTTGTTATCAACAAGTGCTTCAAAAGTCGCCTGAGTTATGGGAAGTTCATCATAAGTTAGGCGATGTCCTCTGGCAACAAGGAGAAGTGGAAGCCGCCGTTGAAGCTTATCAACAAGCCACAGGGTTATTGTTTTATTCCCTGTCTATAGATTACTATATATAA